In Streptomyces qaidamensis, one DNA window encodes the following:
- a CDS encoding VOC family protein: MAVQPEGTPCWADAMFGDLEGAKSFYGDVLGWTFAEASAELGNYTEAYANGKAVAAVVPPMPGQEGLSQWCLYFAADDAAATAGRIRDNGGEVLMEPMEVADFGTMCLARDPGGVVFGVWQAGTHEGFQAMAEPGAYTWAEVFTREPAKSDAFFPAVFSYRQRDMEDGEMDFRIYDLGERTVLGRMKMGDDFPPEVQPYINVYFTVEDCDETVAKATELGGVLRFGPMTTPFGRFAAISDPQGANFSVIDITKTEGEMPKLTDVA; encoded by the coding sequence ATGGCCGTGCAACCTGAAGGAACCCCCTGCTGGGCCGACGCGATGTTCGGCGACCTCGAAGGGGCCAAGAGCTTCTACGGAGACGTCCTCGGCTGGACCTTCGCCGAGGCGTCGGCGGAGCTCGGCAACTACACGGAGGCCTACGCGAACGGCAAGGCGGTCGCCGCCGTCGTCCCGCCCATGCCCGGCCAGGAGGGCCTGTCGCAGTGGTGTCTGTACTTCGCCGCCGACGACGCAGCCGCCACCGCCGGCCGGATCCGCGACAACGGCGGCGAGGTGCTGATGGAGCCCATGGAGGTCGCCGACTTCGGCACCATGTGTCTGGCCCGCGACCCCGGCGGCGTCGTCTTCGGCGTCTGGCAGGCGGGCACCCATGAGGGCTTCCAGGCGATGGCCGAACCCGGTGCCTACACCTGGGCGGAGGTCTTCACCCGCGAGCCCGCGAAGTCCGACGCGTTCTTCCCCGCCGTCTTCTCCTACCGGCAGCGGGACATGGAGGACGGCGAGATGGACTTCCGGATCTACGATCTCGGCGAACGCACCGTGCTGGGCCGCATGAAGATGGGCGACGACTTCCCGCCCGAGGTGCAGCCGTACATCAACGTGTACTTCACCGTGGAGGACTGCGACGAGACCGTCGCGAAGGCCACCGAACTCGGCGGCGTGCTGCGGTTCGGCCCGATGACCACCCCGTTCGGCCGCTTCGCGGCGATCAGCGACCCGCAGGGGGCGAACTTCTCGGTGATCGACATCACGAAGACAGAGGGAGAGATGCCGAAGCTGACCGACGTGGCGTAG
- a CDS encoding SGNH/GDSL hydrolase family protein: protein MRKPWIVGAILAGVLLGGCGDPASAPDEPAPAAPRASATTHQRAPASPGPEPGKAPPRVLYLGDSLAMESQKVLGQELRRDLKARYTGAPYSGTTLCDYLEGTAERSLVPAADKAAALVRRLRPDFVVLQFWGNSWGYTPCMDGITHDKSPARYFSRYDADARRLTEQITAAGGDNRPRIVWVSQGPDPITPDRIRRVNALYEKRAAASGDLVADAGKAVSPAADRYTWTQYLPCTTHERARPGLCTQPGRDRTALHRDDDYLHFCLAPTTTRPKPCPVRSPGILRIAREVTKTIRQAAR, encoded by the coding sequence ATGCGCAAGCCGTGGATCGTGGGGGCAATACTGGCCGGGGTGCTCCTCGGCGGGTGCGGGGATCCCGCGTCCGCACCCGATGAACCGGCACCGGCCGCGCCGCGCGCGTCGGCCACCACCCATCAGCGGGCCCCCGCCTCCCCCGGTCCGGAGCCGGGGAAGGCACCACCCAGGGTGCTGTACCTCGGCGACTCGCTGGCGATGGAGAGCCAGAAGGTTCTGGGCCAGGAGTTACGCCGGGATCTGAAGGCGCGGTACACCGGCGCCCCGTACTCCGGCACCACCCTGTGCGACTACCTGGAGGGCACGGCCGAACGGTCCCTCGTGCCGGCCGCCGACAAGGCCGCCGCGCTGGTGCGCAGGCTGCGGCCCGACTTCGTGGTCCTGCAGTTCTGGGGGAACTCCTGGGGCTACACGCCGTGCATGGACGGCATCACCCACGACAAGTCCCCGGCCCGGTACTTCAGCCGCTACGACGCCGACGCGCGCCGGCTCACCGAGCAGATCACCGCGGCCGGGGGCGACAACCGCCCCCGGATCGTCTGGGTGTCCCAGGGCCCGGACCCGATCACCCCCGACCGGATCCGGCGCGTCAACGCGCTGTACGAGAAGCGGGCCGCCGCCTCGGGCGACCTCGTGGCGGACGCCGGGAAGGCGGTGAGCCCGGCCGCGGACCGCTACACCTGGACGCAGTACCTGCCGTGCACGACCCACGAGCGTGCCCGCCCCGGCCTGTGCACTCAGCCGGGCCGCGACCGCACGGCCCTGCACCGCGACGACGACTATCTGCACTTCTGCCTGGCCCCGACCACCACCCGGCCGAAACCCTGCCCGGTCCGCTCCCCCGGCATCCTGCGCATCGCCCGGGAGGTCACCAAAACCATTCGACAGGCGGCGCGTTGA
- a CDS encoding VOC family protein has protein sequence MTTDGFTTCLWFDGQAEEAAHHYVSIFKNSSIGKIARYPEGAPQAAGSVMTVEFTANGHRFLGLNGGPQFRFTEATSFMIFCENQEEIDYYWTRLTENGGEPGPCGWLKDRFGVSWQVVPDRLSEMISDPDPAKASRVTQAFMAMSKFDIAALEKAYAGE, from the coding sequence ATGACCACCGACGGTTTCACCACGTGCCTCTGGTTCGACGGCCAGGCCGAGGAGGCCGCCCACCACTACGTCTCGATCTTCAAGAACTCCAGCATCGGCAAGATCGCGCGCTACCCCGAGGGAGCGCCCCAGGCCGCCGGCAGCGTGATGACGGTCGAGTTCACGGCCAACGGGCACCGGTTCCTCGGGCTCAACGGCGGCCCCCAGTTCAGGTTCACCGAGGCCACTTCCTTCATGATCTTCTGCGAGAACCAGGAGGAGATCGACTACTACTGGACCAGGCTCACCGAGAACGGCGGCGAGCCGGGTCCCTGCGGCTGGCTCAAGGACAGGTTCGGCGTGTCCTGGCAGGTCGTCCCGGACCGGCTCTCCGAGATGATCAGCGACCCGGACCCGGCGAAGGCGTCCCGGGTGACCCAGGCGTTCATGGCGATGAGCAAGTTCGACATCGCCGCGCTGGAGAAGGCGTACGCGGGCGAGTGA
- a CDS encoding epoxide hydrolase family protein yields the protein MTSSPADSGIRPFRIDIPQSDLDDLHDRLDRTRWPDELPGVGWTYGVPSGYLRELVRYWRHDYDWRAAEARLNAWPQFTTEIDGARVHFAHIRSPEPDATPLIVTHGWPGSIVEFAGIVGPLTDPAAHGGDPADAFHLVLPGIPGFGFSGPTRDTGWEARRIADAWAELMTRLGYERFGAQGGDWGAAISRELGRVHSGRVIGIHLNLLPGAQAAVEPTAAELEALSPAERERTLTSWRRWAEWSRDGTGYFHVQSTRPQTLSYALTDSPVGQLAWIVEKFQEWTDSEELPEEAVDRDLMLTNVMLYWLTGTAGSSARIYYERAHARGGRTAAPQEPSTTPTGVASFAGDPQIPLRHKAERTENIVRWTEFDRGGHFAAMEEPDLLVGDVRAFFRPLRDKG from the coding sequence ATGACGTCTTCGCCCGCCGACAGCGGCATCCGTCCCTTCCGCATCGACATACCGCAGAGCGACCTCGACGACCTCCACGACCGCCTCGACCGGACCCGCTGGCCCGACGAGCTGCCCGGTGTGGGCTGGACGTACGGCGTTCCGTCGGGCTATCTGCGGGAGCTGGTCCGGTACTGGCGGCACGACTACGACTGGCGGGCCGCTGAGGCGCGGCTGAACGCGTGGCCGCAGTTCACCACCGAGATCGACGGCGCGCGGGTGCACTTCGCGCACATCCGCTCCCCCGAGCCCGACGCCACCCCGCTGATCGTCACGCACGGGTGGCCGGGATCGATCGTCGAATTCGCCGGCATCGTGGGACCGCTGACCGACCCGGCCGCCCACGGCGGTGATCCTGCCGACGCCTTCCACCTCGTGCTGCCGGGCATCCCCGGCTTCGGGTTCTCGGGCCCCACCCGGGACACCGGCTGGGAGGCCCGCCGGATCGCCGACGCGTGGGCCGAACTGATGACGCGCCTCGGCTACGAGCGGTTCGGCGCGCAAGGCGGCGACTGGGGGGCGGCGATCTCCCGTGAACTGGGGCGCGTCCACAGCGGCCGGGTGATCGGCATCCACCTCAATCTGCTGCCCGGCGCTCAGGCCGCCGTCGAGCCGACCGCCGCGGAGCTGGAGGCGCTGAGCCCGGCCGAGCGGGAGCGCACGCTGACCTCGTGGCGGCGGTGGGCCGAGTGGTCGCGCGACGGCACGGGCTACTTCCACGTGCAGTCCACCCGCCCGCAGACGCTTTCCTATGCGCTCACGGACTCCCCCGTGGGTCAACTCGCGTGGATCGTCGAGAAGTTCCAGGAGTGGACGGACTCGGAGGAGCTGCCCGAGGAGGCCGTCGACCGGGACCTGATGCTCACGAACGTGATGCTGTACTGGCTGACGGGCACGGCCGGTTCGTCGGCCCGGATCTACTACGAGCGCGCCCACGCCCGGGGCGGGAGGACCGCCGCCCCGCAGGAGCCCTCCACCACGCCGACCGGGGTCGCGTCCTTCGCCGGCGACCCCCAGATCCCGCTGCGGCACAAGGCGGAGCGGACGGAGAACATCGTCCGCTGGACGGAGTTCGACCGCGGCGGGCACTTCGCGGCGATGGAGGAGCCGGACCTCCTGGTCGGTGATGTGCGGGCGTTCTTCCGCCCGTTGCGCGACAAGGGCTGA
- a CDS encoding ATP-dependent Clp protease proteolytic subunit, whose amino-acid sequence MTPLTTLAPRAEEGDTPPTRFDDHLAAQLLAQRIVLLGTQVDEVSANRVCSQLLVLSAEDAHTDISLYINSPGGAVHAGLAIYDTMRLIPNDVSTLAMGFAASMGQFLLSVGTPGKRYALPNARIMMHQPSAGIGGTTADIEIQAENLEFTKRTIERITAEHTGQSQETISRDGDRDRWFTAEEAREYGMVDRVVESLADVRPAATRRRMGLQ is encoded by the coding sequence ATGACTCCACTCACGACGCTCGCCCCGCGGGCGGAGGAGGGCGACACCCCTCCGACCCGCTTCGACGACCATCTGGCCGCCCAGCTGCTCGCGCAGCGCATCGTGCTGCTGGGCACCCAGGTCGACGAGGTCTCCGCGAACCGGGTCTGCTCCCAGTTGCTCGTCCTGTCCGCGGAGGACGCCCACACCGACATCAGCCTCTACATCAACAGCCCGGGCGGGGCGGTGCACGCCGGCCTCGCGATCTACGACACGATGCGGCTCATCCCCAACGACGTCTCCACGCTGGCCATGGGCTTCGCGGCCAGCATGGGCCAGTTCCTGCTGAGCGTCGGCACGCCGGGCAAACGCTACGCCCTGCCGAACGCCCGGATCATGATGCACCAGCCGTCGGCGGGCATCGGCGGCACCACCGCCGACATCGAGATCCAGGCGGAGAACCTGGAGTTCACCAAGCGGACCATCGAGCGGATCACCGCCGAGCACACCGGTCAGAGCCAGGAGACCATCTCCCGGGACGGCGACCGGGACCGCTGGTTCACAGCCGAGGAGGCCCGCGAGTACGGCATGGTGGACCGGGTGGTGGAGTCCCTCGCGGACGTCCGCCCGGCGGCCACCCGGCGCAGGATGGGGCTGCAGTGA
- a CDS encoding ClpP family protease has protein sequence MGSYTIPNVVERTPQGERSYDVFSRLLSERIIFLGTEIDDGVANVVIAQLLHLESSSPESEIAIYINSPGGSFTSLMAIYDTMTFVQAPISTFCVGQAASTAAVLLAGGDPGRRFVLEHSRVLLGQPAAGGQRGMVSDLALQAKEMVRIRSQVEEVLARHTHHDVAALRADMDRDKVFTAQEAVGYGLADEVLSRRLARV, from the coding sequence ATGGGTTCGTACACGATTCCGAACGTCGTCGAGCGCACCCCGCAGGGCGAGCGGTCCTACGACGTCTTCAGCCGGCTGCTGTCCGAGCGGATCATCTTCCTCGGCACCGAGATCGACGACGGCGTCGCCAACGTCGTCATCGCCCAGCTCCTCCACCTGGAGTCGTCGTCCCCGGAGAGCGAGATCGCGATCTACATCAACTCCCCGGGCGGTTCGTTCACTTCACTCATGGCCATCTACGACACCATGACGTTCGTGCAGGCGCCGATCTCCACGTTCTGCGTCGGGCAGGCGGCCTCCACGGCGGCCGTGCTGCTGGCCGGCGGGGATCCGGGGCGGCGGTTCGTGCTGGAGCACTCCCGGGTGCTGCTCGGCCAGCCGGCCGCCGGCGGGCAGCGCGGCATGGTGTCCGACCTGGCGCTCCAGGCCAAGGAGATGGTGCGGATCCGCTCCCAGGTGGAGGAGGTGCTGGCGCGGCACACCCACCACGACGTGGCGGCCCTGCGCGCCGACATGGACCGCGACAAGGTGTTCACCGCGCAGGAGGCGGTGGGCTACGGGCTGGCCGACGAGGTGCTCAGCCGGCGCCTCGCGAGGGTCTGA
- a CDS encoding helix-turn-helix domain-containing protein translates to MSNHLPNEARVIPLRPHGARPAGTPRRQAPQAPAAKEPLWRDLVGDVLRRERLAQERTLKDVADEARISMPYLSEVERGRKEASSEVLAAAAHALGLNLGDLLTRAQGELTRVTSRYAGAGRRGASTSSHDGMCLAA, encoded by the coding sequence GTGAGCAACCACCTGCCGAACGAAGCCCGAGTCATCCCTCTGCGCCCGCACGGCGCGCGCCCCGCCGGAACGCCGCGACGCCAGGCGCCGCAGGCCCCCGCCGCCAAGGAGCCGCTGTGGCGGGACCTGGTGGGGGACGTGCTGCGCCGTGAACGCCTGGCGCAGGAGCGCACCTTGAAGGATGTCGCCGACGAGGCGCGGATCTCCATGCCCTACCTCTCGGAGGTGGAGCGCGGCCGCAAGGAGGCCTCCTCGGAGGTCCTCGCGGCCGCCGCCCACGCCCTCGGACTGAACCTCGGCGACCTGCTGACGAGGGCCCAGGGCGAACTGACCCGCGTCACCTCGCGCTACGCGGGCGCAGGCCGTCGCGGGGCCTCCACCTCGTCGCACGACGGAATGTGCCTGGCCGCCTGA